In the Cellulomonas sp. C5510 genome, TACGAGCCGACGCCGGCGAACCGCGCGCCGATCACGACGTCGGCCCCGAGCTCGTCGAGCGACGCGACCACCCGGGCGACGTCGGCCGGGTCGTGCTGGCCGTCGGCGTCCACCTGCACGGCCGCGTCGTAGCCCTCCCGCGCCGCGAAGCGGTAGCCGGCGCGCATCGCCCCGCCGACGCCGAGGTTGAGCGGCAGGTCGAGGACCATCGCCGTCCCGCTGGCCCGCGCGACGTCGGCGGTGCCGTCGGTCGACCCGTCGTTCACGACGAGCACGTCCGCGTGCGGCAGGGAGGCGGCCAGCTCGGCGAGCACCCCGGGCAGGGCCTCGCGCTCGTTCCACGCCGGGACGATCACGAGGAGCCGCTGTGTCTGGTCCCGTGTCACGGGCCACTACCTTAGCCGGGGGCGACCACCCGCGGGACGACGCGGGACGACCACGAGGAGGATCAGCGATGCGCGTGCTCATCGACGCGACGGCCGTACCGGCGGACCGGGGCGGCGTCGGACGCTACGTCGACGAGCTGGTGCCGCAGCTGGACGCCCTCGGCGCGGACCTCGTGCTCGCGGTGCAGGCCCGGGACGTCGGGCACTACGGCGCACTCGCCCCCCACGGCCGCGTGGTCGCCGCCCCGGCCGTCGCCGCGCGGCGTCCGGTGCGGCTCGCCTGGGAGCAGACCGGCCTTCCCGCCCTCGCGCGGCGGGTGCGCGCCGACGTGCTGCACTGCCCGCACTACACGATGCCCGCGCTCGCCCCGGTCCCGGTGGTCGTGACGCTGCACGACGCCACGTTCTTCACCGACCCGGACCTGCACCTGCCGACGAAGGCCCGGTTCTTCCGCGCCGCGACCCGGCTCGCCACCCGCCGCGCGGCGGGGCTGGTGGTCCCGTCGCGCGCCACCCGGGACGAGGTGGTCCGCGAGGCGGGCGCGGACCCCGAGCGCTTCACGGTCGCCTACCACGGGGTGGACGCGTCCCGGTTCCACCCCACGTCCGCGGCGGAGCAGCAGCGCGTGCGCGCCACGCTCGGCATCGGCGACCTGCCGTACGTCGCGTTCCTGGGCACCCTCGAGCCGCGCAAGAACGTCCCGGCCCTCGTCCGCGGCTGGGTGCGCGCCTGCGCGGAGCTCGACGAGCCGCCGGCCCTGGTGCTCGCGGGCGGCCGGGGGTGGGACGACGACGTCGACGCCGCGCTGGCCGCCGTCCCGGACCACCTCGTCGTGCGGCGGACCGGGTACCTGCCGCTGGAGGACCTGGCGGGGCTGCTCGGCGGGGCCCTCGCGGTGGCCTACCCGAGTCTCGGCGAGGGCTTCGGGCTGCCCGTCCTGGAGGCCATGGCCTGCGGCGCGCCGACGCTGACGACGCGCGCGCTGTCCCTGCCCGAGGTCGGCGGCGACGCGGTCGCCTACTGCGGGACGTCGGCGGAGTCGATCGCGGACGGGCTCGTCGGGCTGTGCGCGTCACCCGCCCGGCGCTCCGAGCTGTCGGCCGCGGCGGTGCGGCGGGCGGCGACGTTCACGTGGGAGCGGGCCGCCCGCGAGCACCTCGGGGCCTACGAGCGCGCCGCGGCCCGGTAGGTCGCGGCGTGGGCCTCCGCGGAGGATGCCCACGTCATGCCGGCCGCCGTCCGGCGCCCCGCCGCCGACCACGCACCGGCGTCGCCGTCGACGAGCGCCACCAGGCCCGCGGCGAGCGCGTCAGCGTCGGCCGGGTCGGCGAGCACCCCCGCCCCCGCCGCGAACTCCGCCATCGAGGTTCCGGCGGACGTGAGGACGGGCACGCCGTGCGCCATCGCCTCGAGCACGGGCATGCCGAACCCCTCCCGGAGGGAGGGGAACGCGAACGCCGTCGCCCCGGCGTAGGCCGCGTGCAGGTCGGCCTCGGGCAGGCGACCGAGCAGGTGGACGGCGCCCTCGGGGAGCGCGGACAGCGCGGCGGCGACCCGGTCCGCCTCGCCGCCCCACCCGGCCGGCCCGACGAGGACC is a window encoding:
- a CDS encoding glycosyltransferase family 2 protein; the encoded protein is MTRDQTQRLLVIVPAWNEREALPGVLAELAASLPHADVLVVNDGSTDGTADVARASGTAMVLDLPLNLGVGGAMRAGYRFAAREGYDAAVQVDADGQHDPADVARVVASLDELGADVVIGARFAGVGSYTVRGPRRWAMQVLSAVLSRSAGTRLTDTTSGFRASNRRAILLFADEYPAEYLGDTVESLVIACRAGLVVRQVGVEMRARSGGVPSHNPAKAALFLGRALVALLIALSRPLGQVPAGVHR
- a CDS encoding glycosyltransferase family 1 protein; protein product: MRVLIDATAVPADRGGVGRYVDELVPQLDALGADLVLAVQARDVGHYGALAPHGRVVAAPAVAARRPVRLAWEQTGLPALARRVRADVLHCPHYTMPALAPVPVVVTLHDATFFTDPDLHLPTKARFFRAATRLATRRAAGLVVPSRATRDEVVREAGADPERFTVAYHGVDASRFHPTSAAEQQRVRATLGIGDLPYVAFLGTLEPRKNVPALVRGWVRACAELDEPPALVLAGGRGWDDDVDAALAAVPDHLVVRRTGYLPLEDLAGLLGGALAVAYPSLGEGFGLPVLEAMACGAPTLTTRALSLPEVGGDAVAYCGTSAESIADGLVGLCASPARRSELSAAAVRRAATFTWERAAREHLGAYERAAAR